From a region of the Theobroma cacao cultivar B97-61/B2 chromosome 8, Criollo_cocoa_genome_V2, whole genome shotgun sequence genome:
- the LOC18593004 gene encoding phosphoinositide phosphatase SAC1 isoform X2, whose translation MAKSENLNSNVSLPYAKIHPSMDPEADPNSYSLEKFRLYETRARFYLIGSDRNKKFFRVLKIDRSEPSDLNISEDPVVYSPQEIKNLLQRIAEGNRATGGLSFVAKVFGIVGCIKFLESYYLILVTKRRQIGCICGHAIYSIDESHLITIPHVSIQSDVAHSKTELRYKKLLSSVDLTKDFFYSYTYPIMQSLQKNVLSLDEEGMPYDNIFVWNAHLTQVIRSRCSNTIWTIALVHGHFKQTRLSIFGRDFSVTLVSRRSRHFAGTRYLKRGVNDRGRVANDVETEQIVLDEEAGSCKGKMSSIVQMRGSIPLFWSQEASRFSPKPDIILQRYDPTYQATKLHFEDLANRYGNPIIVLNLIKTVEKRPREMMLRREFANAVGYLNTILSEENHLKFIHWDFHKFAKRDASIRDLRGNSGDLARIGSSNENLNSLTSRDREGDLSQQIKNDTYDGVPPRFQSGVLRTNCIDCLDRTNVAQYAYGLAALGRQLHAMGLTDKPKVDPDSSIAAALMDMYQSMGDALAQQYGGSAAHNTVFPERQGKWKATTQSREFLKSIKRYYSNAYTDGEKQDAINLFLGYFQPQEGKPALWELDSDYYLHVSGIGDDLFPEKCVEDNAKPLAVVGKTLAPIPACREDFSRMKLTSFDKLLERTCSSIKNVRLCSEPDQRHGGPTANSGVAPDAAEIQLKSPNWLFGQRKFEEVGSAPKVTVSEIKNGGSNGEVKVDDFCDLNWLSSYDDDEQDIFQRYLSMTSVNEANGWYGGTLLGDQDETSEIYRHYAELCEGPAMEPFQNDLEREKHYADVLQVNTIDLVDDAAIEAEMAAALEEYDLIGADLGIFPASCKSFTEDPSQLTRWIIGEDKLQKV comes from the exons ATGGCAAAATCGGAGAATTTGAATTCCAATGTGTCACTTCCATACGCCAAGATTCACCCATCCATGGATCCGGAGGCCGATCCCAATTCCTACTCCCTTGAGAAATTCAGGCTATACGAAACGCGAGCG AGGTTTTATTTGATTGGGAGTGATAGGAACAAGAAATTCTTCCGTGTGTTGAAAATTGATCGATCAGAACCATCTGATCTTAATATCAGTGAAGACCCAGTGGTTTATTCACCGCAAGAGATAAAAAATTTGCTTCAGCGGATTGCTGAGGGAAATCGTGCCACCGGTGGCTTAAGCTTTGTGGCAAAGGTTTTTGGAATTGTGG GCTGCATCAAGTTTTTGGAGTCATATTACTTGATTCTGGTTACAAAGCGACGGCAAATCGGATGTATATGTGGTCATGCAATATATAGTATAGATGAGAGCCACTTGATCACAATTCCTCATGTTTCCATTCAGTCTGATGTAGCACATTCCAAAACGGAGCTAAG GTACAAAAAGCTGCTATCCAGTGTGGATTTGACCAAAGACTTTTTCTATAGCTATACATACCCCATAATGCAAAGTTTgcaaaaaaatgttttatccTTGGACGAAGAAGGGATGCCATATGATAATATATTTGTTTGGAATGCCCATCTAACCCAAGTCATTCGATCAAGATGCAGTAACACTATTTGGACAATAGCATTAGTTCATGGGCATTTTAAACAG ACTAGGCTATCAATCTTTGGAAGGGACTTTAGTGTTACATTAGTATCTAGACGGTCTCGGCATTTTGCTGGAACACG GTACTTGAAAAGGGGAGTGAATGATCGAGGAAGGGTTGCAAATGATGTTGAAACAGAGCAAATTGTCCTTGATGAGGAAGCTGGGTCATGCAAGGGAAAGATGAGCTCTATAGTGCAGATGCGTGGCTCAATTCCCCTTTTCTGGTCCCAAGAGGCTTCAAGATTTAGTCCTAAACCTGACATAATCT TACAGAGGTATGATCCTACATACCAGGCAACCAAATTGCATTTTGAGGACCTGGCGAACAGATACGGCAATCCAATAATTGTACTTAATCTAATCAAg ACTGTTGAGAAAAGACCTAGAGAGATGATGTTGAGGCGTGAATTTGCAAATGCAGTTGGGTATTTGAACACAATTCTCTCGGAAGAGAACCATCTGAAATTTATTCACTGGGACTTTCACAAGTTTGCAAAGAG GGATGCATCTATTAGAGATCTGAGAGGTAACTCTGGGGATCTTGCGAGGATTGGAAGTagcaatgaaaatttaaattctctaACCAGTCGAGACAGGGAGGGTGATTTAAgtcaacaaattaaaaatgatactTATGATGGTGTACCTCCAAGATTTCAGAGTGGAGTACTGCGCACTAACTGCATTGACTGTTTGGATCGTACAAATGTTGCGCAGTATGCTTATGGCTTGGCAGCTTTAGGCCGCCAACTCCATGCAATGGGATTGACAGACAAGCCCAAAGTGGACCCTGATAGTAGCATCGCTGCTGCTCTTATGGACATGTATCAGAGCATGGGAGATGCTCTTGCTCAGCAGTATGGAGGTTCTGCTGCCCATAATACC GTTTTTCCAGAGAGGCAGGGAAAGTGGAAAGCTACGACCCAGTCTAGAGAATTTCTGAAGTCTATCAAGCGATATTATAGTAATGCCTACACTGATGGTGAAAAGCAAGACGCAATAAACTT ATTTTTGGGCTACTTCCAACCCCAGGAAGGAAAACCTGCTCTTTGGGAGTTGGATTCAGATTACTATCTTCATGTTTCAGGAATAGGAGATGACCTATTTCCTGAGAAGTg CGTGGAGGATAATGCTAAGCCTTTAGCAGTAGTTGGAAAGACCCTTGCCCCCATTCCAGCTTGTAGAGAAGACTTTTCACGGATGAAGTTGACATCATTTGATAAATTGCTCGAACGCACATGTAGTTCAATAAAGAATGTAAGACTTTGTAGTGAACCAGATCAAAGACATGGTGGTCCTACAGCCAATTCTGGTGTGGCGCCTGATGCAGC TGAAATACAGCTTAAAAGTCCAAATTGGCTCTTTGGCCAAAGAAAGTTTGAAGAAGTTGGCTCTGCCCCCAAAGTCACTGtgagtgaaattaaaaatggagGGTCCAATGGTGAAGTGAAAGTTGATGATTTCTGCGACTTAAATTGGCTTTCTtcctatgatgatgatgaacagGATATTTTCCAGag GTACCTCTCAATGACCTCTGTTAATGAAGCCAATGGTTGGTATGGTGGAACACTTCTTGGTGATCAAGATGAAACTAGTGAGATATATAGGCATTATGCTGAATTATGTGAG GGACCAGCCATGGAACCTTTCCAAAATGATCTAGAAAGAGAGAAGCATTATGCTGATGTTCTACAAGTGAACACGATTGATCTTGTAGATGATGCAGCTATTGAAGCAGAGATGGCAGCAGCTCTGGAGGAATATGATCTAATCGGTGCTGATCTCGGGATTTTCCCTGCCTCCTGCAAATCATTCACTGAAGATCCAAGCCAGTTGACACGATGGATCATTGGTGAGGACAAGCTGCAAAAGGTGTGA
- the LOC18592999 gene encoding protein SSUH2 homolog has product MPTLFACLNILMASPASPLLLPRCSPAMLNIGNKEPRPRVVTVFAAKFGALNSILKRCEKCGGKGAIECPGCKGTGKNKKNGNIFERWKCFDCQGFGLKSCPSCGQGGLTPEQRGER; this is encoded by the exons ATGCCAACTCTCTTTGCTTGCCTCAACATCTTGATGGCTTCTCCAGCATCACCACTTCTTCTTCCTCGATGCAGTCCTGCCATGCTTAATATTGGAAATAAGGAGCCAAGACCCAGAGTTGTCACTGTCTTTGCTGCAAAATTTGGTGCCTTAAACTCG ATTCTGAAAAGATGTGAAAAATGTGGAGGCAAAGGAGCTATAGAGTGTCCGGGATGTAAG GGAACAGGCAAAAACAAGAAGAATGGGAATATCTTTGAGAGATGGAA ATGCTTTGATTGCCAAGGATTTGGGCTGAAAAGTTGTCCTAGCTGTGGGCAAGGAGGGCTGACACCAGAACAAAGAGGAGAAAGATAG
- the LOC18593004 gene encoding phosphoinositide phosphatase SAC1 isoform X1: MAKSENLNSNVSLPYAKIHPSMDPEADPNSYSLEKFRLYETRARFYLIGSDRNKKFFRVLKIDRSEPSDLNISEDPVVYSPQEIKNLLQRIAEGNRATGGLSFVAKVFGIVGCIKFLESYYLILVTKRRQIGCICGHAIYSIDESHLITIPHVSIQSDVAHSKTELRYKKLLSSVDLTKDFFYSYTYPIMQSLQKNVLSLDEEGMPYDNIFVWNAHLTQVIRSRCSNTIWTIALVHGHFKQTRLSIFGRDFSVTLVSRRSRHFAGTRYLKRGVNDRGRVANDVETEQIVLDEEAGSCKGKMSSIVQMRGSIPLFWSQEASRFSPKPDIILQRYDPTYQATKLHFEDLANRYGNPIIVLNLIKTVEKRPREMMLRREFANAVGYLNTILSEENHLKFIHWDFHKFAKSKSANVLAVLGGVAGEALDLTGFYYSGKPSTVKRRANQLNRTSAGRDASIRDLRGNSGDLARIGSSNENLNSLTSRDREGDLSQQIKNDTYDGVPPRFQSGVLRTNCIDCLDRTNVAQYAYGLAALGRQLHAMGLTDKPKVDPDSSIAAALMDMYQSMGDALAQQYGGSAAHNTVFPERQGKWKATTQSREFLKSIKRYYSNAYTDGEKQDAINLFLGYFQPQEGKPALWELDSDYYLHVSGIGDDLFPEKCVEDNAKPLAVVGKTLAPIPACREDFSRMKLTSFDKLLERTCSSIKNVRLCSEPDQRHGGPTANSGVAPDAAEIQLKSPNWLFGQRKFEEVGSAPKVTVSEIKNGGSNGEVKVDDFCDLNWLSSYDDDEQDIFQRYLSMTSVNEANGWYGGTLLGDQDETSEIYRHYAELCEGPAMEPFQNDLEREKHYADVLQVNTIDLVDDAAIEAEMAAALEEYDLIGADLGIFPASCKSFTEDPSQLTRWIIGEDKLQKV; this comes from the exons ATGGCAAAATCGGAGAATTTGAATTCCAATGTGTCACTTCCATACGCCAAGATTCACCCATCCATGGATCCGGAGGCCGATCCCAATTCCTACTCCCTTGAGAAATTCAGGCTATACGAAACGCGAGCG AGGTTTTATTTGATTGGGAGTGATAGGAACAAGAAATTCTTCCGTGTGTTGAAAATTGATCGATCAGAACCATCTGATCTTAATATCAGTGAAGACCCAGTGGTTTATTCACCGCAAGAGATAAAAAATTTGCTTCAGCGGATTGCTGAGGGAAATCGTGCCACCGGTGGCTTAAGCTTTGTGGCAAAGGTTTTTGGAATTGTGG GCTGCATCAAGTTTTTGGAGTCATATTACTTGATTCTGGTTACAAAGCGACGGCAAATCGGATGTATATGTGGTCATGCAATATATAGTATAGATGAGAGCCACTTGATCACAATTCCTCATGTTTCCATTCAGTCTGATGTAGCACATTCCAAAACGGAGCTAAG GTACAAAAAGCTGCTATCCAGTGTGGATTTGACCAAAGACTTTTTCTATAGCTATACATACCCCATAATGCAAAGTTTgcaaaaaaatgttttatccTTGGACGAAGAAGGGATGCCATATGATAATATATTTGTTTGGAATGCCCATCTAACCCAAGTCATTCGATCAAGATGCAGTAACACTATTTGGACAATAGCATTAGTTCATGGGCATTTTAAACAG ACTAGGCTATCAATCTTTGGAAGGGACTTTAGTGTTACATTAGTATCTAGACGGTCTCGGCATTTTGCTGGAACACG GTACTTGAAAAGGGGAGTGAATGATCGAGGAAGGGTTGCAAATGATGTTGAAACAGAGCAAATTGTCCTTGATGAGGAAGCTGGGTCATGCAAGGGAAAGATGAGCTCTATAGTGCAGATGCGTGGCTCAATTCCCCTTTTCTGGTCCCAAGAGGCTTCAAGATTTAGTCCTAAACCTGACATAATCT TACAGAGGTATGATCCTACATACCAGGCAACCAAATTGCATTTTGAGGACCTGGCGAACAGATACGGCAATCCAATAATTGTACTTAATCTAATCAAg ACTGTTGAGAAAAGACCTAGAGAGATGATGTTGAGGCGTGAATTTGCAAATGCAGTTGGGTATTTGAACACAATTCTCTCGGAAGAGAACCATCTGAAATTTATTCACTGGGACTTTCACAAGTTTGCAAAGAG CAAGTCTGCCAATGTTTTGGCTGTTTTGGGTGGTGTGGCTGGTGAAGCTCTTGATTTGACCGGTTTTTACTATAGTGGTAAACCCAGCACTGTTAAGAGGAGAGCTAACCAACTTAATAGAACAAGCGCTGGGAG GGATGCATCTATTAGAGATCTGAGAGGTAACTCTGGGGATCTTGCGAGGATTGGAAGTagcaatgaaaatttaaattctctaACCAGTCGAGACAGGGAGGGTGATTTAAgtcaacaaattaaaaatgatactTATGATGGTGTACCTCCAAGATTTCAGAGTGGAGTACTGCGCACTAACTGCATTGACTGTTTGGATCGTACAAATGTTGCGCAGTATGCTTATGGCTTGGCAGCTTTAGGCCGCCAACTCCATGCAATGGGATTGACAGACAAGCCCAAAGTGGACCCTGATAGTAGCATCGCTGCTGCTCTTATGGACATGTATCAGAGCATGGGAGATGCTCTTGCTCAGCAGTATGGAGGTTCTGCTGCCCATAATACC GTTTTTCCAGAGAGGCAGGGAAAGTGGAAAGCTACGACCCAGTCTAGAGAATTTCTGAAGTCTATCAAGCGATATTATAGTAATGCCTACACTGATGGTGAAAAGCAAGACGCAATAAACTT ATTTTTGGGCTACTTCCAACCCCAGGAAGGAAAACCTGCTCTTTGGGAGTTGGATTCAGATTACTATCTTCATGTTTCAGGAATAGGAGATGACCTATTTCCTGAGAAGTg CGTGGAGGATAATGCTAAGCCTTTAGCAGTAGTTGGAAAGACCCTTGCCCCCATTCCAGCTTGTAGAGAAGACTTTTCACGGATGAAGTTGACATCATTTGATAAATTGCTCGAACGCACATGTAGTTCAATAAAGAATGTAAGACTTTGTAGTGAACCAGATCAAAGACATGGTGGTCCTACAGCCAATTCTGGTGTGGCGCCTGATGCAGC TGAAATACAGCTTAAAAGTCCAAATTGGCTCTTTGGCCAAAGAAAGTTTGAAGAAGTTGGCTCTGCCCCCAAAGTCACTGtgagtgaaattaaaaatggagGGTCCAATGGTGAAGTGAAAGTTGATGATTTCTGCGACTTAAATTGGCTTTCTtcctatgatgatgatgaacagGATATTTTCCAGag GTACCTCTCAATGACCTCTGTTAATGAAGCCAATGGTTGGTATGGTGGAACACTTCTTGGTGATCAAGATGAAACTAGTGAGATATATAGGCATTATGCTGAATTATGTGAG GGACCAGCCATGGAACCTTTCCAAAATGATCTAGAAAGAGAGAAGCATTATGCTGATGTTCTACAAGTGAACACGATTGATCTTGTAGATGATGCAGCTATTGAAGCAGAGATGGCAGCAGCTCTGGAGGAATATGATCTAATCGGTGCTGATCTCGGGATTTTCCCTGCCTCCTGCAAATCATTCACTGAAGATCCAAGCCAGTTGACACGATGGATCATTGGTGAGGACAAGCTGCAAAAGGTGTGA